The following are from one region of the Moritella sp. 24 genome:
- the plsY gene encoding glycerol-3-phosphate 1-O-acyltransferase PlsY codes for MTLLSLIFIIFAYLLGSISSAILICRLFRLPDPRKYGSLNPGATNVLRSGNKIAAGLVLFFDMLKGALPVWLAWYLNFTPFYLGLIAIAACLGHIYPIFFHFQGGKGVATAFGALLTIGLDLGASIVVSWLLSLAITGYSSIAAIFTALFAPVYTLIFKAQYTLPVAMLSCLIILRHYDNIIRLLRGEETKIWHKKKK; via the coding sequence ATGACCCTATTGAGCTTAATCTTTATCATTTTCGCCTATCTACTAGGTTCGATTTCTTCCGCTATTCTAATTTGTCGGCTATTTCGCCTGCCTGATCCACGGAAATATGGATCACTCAATCCCGGCGCAACCAATGTATTACGTTCAGGAAATAAAATAGCCGCTGGATTAGTGCTGTTTTTTGATATGCTAAAAGGCGCATTACCGGTATGGTTGGCGTGGTATCTCAATTTCACCCCCTTTTATCTTGGACTTATCGCAATAGCTGCATGCCTAGGTCATATTTATCCAATCTTCTTTCACTTTCAAGGTGGTAAAGGTGTCGCAACTGCATTTGGTGCACTGTTAACTATCGGTCTTGATCTTGGCGCATCCATTGTCGTTAGCTGGTTATTATCATTAGCAATTACAGGTTACTCTTCAATTGCAGCTATTTTCACTGCGCTTTTTGCACCTGTTTATACCTTGATATTCAAAGCCCAATATACGTTGCCTGTCGCCATGCTATCTTGTTTAATTATTTTACGTCACTACGACAACATCATACGTTTGTTACGCGGCGAAGAAACTAAGATTTGGCATAAAAAGAAAAAATAA
- the folB gene encoding dihydroneopterin aldolase, with amino-acid sequence MDIVFIEKLEVFTTIGVYDWEKEIIQRLVFDLKMAHDNRPSALTDDITKALDYSAVSKVVTDFAQGNIFELVETMAEQVAELLMKTFGIPWISLKLSKPGAVANAATVGVYIERGQRDGTLA; translated from the coding sequence ATGGACATTGTATTTATTGAAAAATTGGAAGTTTTTACGACGATCGGTGTATATGATTGGGAAAAAGAGATCATTCAGCGATTAGTATTTGATTTGAAAATGGCACATGATAACCGTCCTTCAGCACTGACGGATGATATTACCAAAGCACTTGATTATTCAGCTGTATCTAAAGTAGTGACTGATTTTGCACAGGGTAATATCTTTGAATTAGTTGAAACAATGGCAGAGCAAGTTGCTGAACTATTAATGAAGACGTTTGGTATACCTTGGATTAGCCTCAAATTGAGTAAACCCGGAGCAGTCGCAAATGCGGCAACCGTAGGTGTATATATTGAACGTGGTCAGCGCGATGGAACGCTAGCGTAA
- the folK gene encoding 2-amino-4-hydroxy-6-hydroxymethyldihydropteridine diphosphokinase, whose amino-acid sequence MALVYIGIGSNIDKEYHVANALQDLEQIFDNCRISPIFESAAVNCSGDNYYNLVVEFTTSLSITALMQRLKDLEITHGRKATDRRYAPRTLDLDLLLFDNIIQSTAPILPRPEILHHAFVLWPLAEFAPDLLHPELGISMAQLWHDFDKSTQVLKLAEWQWPQITELA is encoded by the coding sequence ATGGCTTTAGTGTATATCGGCATCGGCAGTAATATTGATAAAGAGTATCATGTAGCGAATGCGCTGCAAGATCTTGAACAGATTTTTGATAACTGCCGTATTTCACCGATTTTCGAAAGTGCAGCAGTTAACTGCAGTGGCGATAACTATTATAATTTAGTGGTTGAATTTACCACGTCGTTATCGATTACTGCTTTAATGCAGCGTTTAAAAGATCTTGAAATCACACATGGACGTAAAGCGACGGACCGTCGTTATGCACCAAGAACGTTAGATCTGGATTTATTATTGTTTGATAATATCATCCAATCAACAGCCCCTATTTTACCTCGTCCCGAAATTCTTCATCATGCATTTGTGTTATGGCCGTTAGCGGAATTTGCGCCTGATTTATTACATCCTGAATTAGGTATTTCGATGGCGCAACTATGGCACGATTTTGATAAATCGACGCAGGTATTAAAGCTTGCTGAGTGGCAATGGCCACAAATTACTGAATTAGCTTAA
- a CDS encoding undecaprenyl-diphosphate phosphatase has translation MSTLEVIVLALIQGLTEFLPVSSSAHLILPSQLLGWADQGLAFDVAVHIGTLLAVLIYFREEVGTMAVAWVRSLFKGDHTKDSQLAWCIVLATIPAALFGFFGKDLIELYLRSTTVIATTTIIFGLLLWWADAKAIQIKDEYKTGWKGALIIGFAQMLALIPGTSRSGVTITAGLMLGLTRSAAARFSFLMSIPIIAMAGGYLTLKLVLNGDVVETLQAGEIITTVRPVDWFAMGLGIVVSFFSAVACIHVFLKVLEKLGMFPFVIYRLLLGTGLFYLIYTQAL, from the coding sequence ATGAGTACTTTGGAAGTGATCGTTCTGGCATTGATTCAAGGATTAACTGAATTTTTACCAGTATCAAGCTCAGCTCACCTTATTTTACCGTCACAATTATTAGGTTGGGCAGACCAAGGTCTTGCTTTTGATGTTGCCGTGCATATAGGTACATTACTTGCAGTACTTATTTATTTCCGTGAAGAAGTGGGTACTATGGCCGTTGCTTGGGTGCGCTCTTTATTTAAAGGTGACCATACTAAAGATAGTCAGTTGGCATGGTGCATTGTATTAGCGACGATACCGGCTGCGTTATTTGGATTCTTTGGTAAAGACTTAATTGAGTTATATTTGCGTAGTACAACTGTGATTGCGACGACTACAATCATCTTTGGTTTATTGTTGTGGTGGGCAGATGCTAAAGCGATACAAATAAAAGATGAGTATAAAACGGGTTGGAAAGGCGCGCTAATCATTGGTTTTGCACAGATGCTAGCGTTAATCCCGGGTACTTCTCGTTCGGGTGTTACTATTACGGCTGGTTTAATGCTAGGTCTAACGCGTAGTGCTGCTGCACGTTTTTCATTCTTGATGTCGATTCCTATTATTGCAATGGCGGGTGGTTATTTAACGCTTAAATTAGTGCTTAATGGTGATGTTGTTGAAACACTACAAGCTGGTGAAATCATTACAACCGTACGTCCTGTAGATTGGTTTGCGATGGGATTAGGCATCGTTGTTTCTTTCTTTAGTGCTGTTGCGTGTATCCATGTATTTTTGAAAGTACTAGAAAAATTGGGCATGTTCCCGTTTGTTATCTACCGTTTACTACTCGGTACTGGTCTGTTTTATTTAATTTATACCCAGGCGCTTTAA
- a CDS encoding multifunctional CCA addition/repair protein, whose protein sequence is MQIYLVGGAVRDKLLSLPVKDKDFVVVGATPAEMLEQGYQQVGKDFPVFLHPSSKQEYALARTERKSGSGYTGFTCYAAPDVTLEQDLVRRDLTINAMVEDEDGQFIDPLNAKDDLDNRVLRHISISFSEDPLRVLRVARFAARFHDLGFTIADETLQLMQDMTQAGALAELTPERVWQEVEKTLSAANPAVFFQVLKDIGALAVILPELDALFNLALDINSEVENDVNNLGQQALCQLKHSASCSPDLAIRFAALMQQLNNHQTNIKALAKRCKVPNEHRDLALLVSAQQSNIHRALSLTPTEIISLFDNTDAWRKPTRFQQILLTCSSSQVCQLTDEYQPTQHLTKMLIAACDIAVQPIIAAGFRGAEIKQQLTAQRISALTALQSQ, encoded by the coding sequence GTGCAAATATATTTAGTCGGCGGTGCTGTTCGTGACAAACTATTATCTTTACCGGTAAAAGATAAAGATTTTGTTGTTGTTGGTGCGACACCAGCTGAAATGCTTGAACAAGGTTACCAGCAAGTCGGTAAAGACTTCCCTGTATTTTTACACCCAAGCAGTAAACAAGAATATGCACTGGCGCGTACCGAGCGTAAAAGTGGTTCGGGCTATACTGGATTTACGTGTTATGCAGCGCCAGATGTAACCCTTGAGCAAGATCTTGTGCGTCGAGACCTCACAATAAACGCGATGGTTGAAGACGAAGATGGTCAATTCATTGATCCACTCAATGCCAAAGATGATTTAGATAATCGAGTACTCCGTCATATATCAATAAGTTTTAGCGAAGATCCATTACGAGTCTTGCGCGTGGCGCGTTTTGCAGCTCGCTTTCACGACCTTGGCTTTACCATCGCAGATGAAACATTGCAGCTAATGCAAGACATGACTCAAGCTGGTGCTCTTGCAGAGTTAACACCAGAGCGTGTATGGCAAGAAGTTGAGAAAACATTATCAGCAGCGAACCCAGCTGTATTTTTTCAAGTATTAAAAGACATTGGGGCACTAGCCGTCATTTTACCTGAACTTGACGCCCTCTTTAATCTCGCACTCGATATAAACAGCGAAGTCGAAAATGACGTTAATAACCTTGGTCAACAGGCATTATGCCAATTAAAGCACTCTGCATCCTGCTCCCCTGATTTAGCCATTCGCTTTGCCGCATTAATGCAGCAACTTAATAATCACCAAACCAATATTAAAGCCCTCGCTAAGCGCTGTAAAGTACCAAACGAGCACCGCGATTTAGCATTATTAGTGAGTGCGCAACAAAGTAATATTCATCGTGCGTTATCCTTAACACCAACAGAAATTATCAGTTTGTTCGATAATACGGATGCATGGCGTAAGCCAACACGTTTTCAACAAATATTACTGACCTGTTCAAGTAGCCAAGTTTGTCAGTTAACCGATGAGTATCAACCGACTCAGCACCTAACAAAAATGCTGATTGCCGCTTGTGATATAGCAGTACAACCTATTATCGCAGCTGGATTTCGAGGGGCTGAAATCAAGCAGCAATTGACTGCACAACGTATTTCAGCATTAACAGCGTTGCAATCTCAATAA
- a CDS encoding ExeA family protein: MYTEFFHLKEVPFSIAPDPRFFFMSDRHKEALTHLTYGLQGAGGFVMLTGEVGTGKTTVSRALAQGLPKDTIIGYVHNPAMSELELLATLCDEFKLDYDKQSLSLKVLFDSLHHYLLNHCKQGKPCVVIIDEAQLLSTAALEQLRLLTNLDVDHKKLLHIVLIGQPELQLKLKQPELRQLAQRITARYHLLPLTELELTSYVAYRLSIASGNPGLFSTKILKRIHQHTAGVPRLVNLVCDKALYYAFKARADRITYQHVQDALKAVVVTESHKPTSSKSGVFTALATLLLLGAGVTAFQLGWINLPEDKVVAAQVDNAVPVIANSHVDNIDTSMATDKVMSDKALLAEIKSTRHRDAATQFLYKEWGYNIALKDATCRNAQYANLRCLQRQGNYAQLVQYNLPAVVRLLDNLGEGYYATLLSVTPAGVELQVNKSHILVSQAWFEKYWSGDFTLLWTAPSRFKNSLKKNDKGELIRWLDRNVSAALGEKALSGTRFDSVLMKKVMRFQQQSDLTADGIVGPQTMMTVVHHADSTVPKLNVATHLGEVK; the protein is encoded by the coding sequence ATGTATACTGAGTTTTTTCATTTAAAAGAAGTGCCTTTTTCTATTGCGCCTGATCCGCGTTTCTTTTTTATGAGCGATCGTCATAAAGAAGCGTTGACACACCTGACTTATGGTTTACAAGGTGCGGGTGGTTTTGTCATGCTAACCGGGGAAGTTGGGACTGGTAAAACAACTGTCTCACGCGCCTTAGCACAAGGACTCCCCAAGGACACAATTATTGGTTATGTTCATAACCCAGCAATGAGTGAACTTGAATTATTAGCCACACTTTGCGATGAATTTAAGCTTGATTATGATAAGCAGAGTTTAAGTTTAAAAGTACTGTTTGATTCACTGCATCATTACCTTTTAAATCATTGCAAACAAGGAAAACCTTGTGTTGTGATCATTGATGAAGCACAGCTATTATCAACGGCAGCGCTTGAACAGTTACGCTTGTTAACAAACCTTGATGTTGACCATAAAAAGTTGCTACACATCGTACTGATTGGCCAACCTGAATTACAGCTAAAGCTAAAACAACCGGAGTTACGTCAACTCGCACAGCGCATTACAGCCCGCTATCATTTATTACCCTTAACCGAACTCGAGTTGACCAGTTATGTGGCTTATCGTTTAAGTATCGCATCGGGAAATCCTGGGTTATTTAGTACTAAAATATTGAAACGTATTCATCAGCATACTGCAGGTGTCCCCCGATTAGTTAATCTTGTTTGTGATAAAGCGCTGTATTATGCGTTTAAAGCAAGAGCGGATAGAATCACGTATCAGCATGTGCAAGATGCACTTAAGGCTGTCGTTGTTACAGAGTCGCATAAACCAACATCGAGTAAGTCTGGAGTCTTTACAGCTCTTGCTACCTTGTTATTACTGGGTGCTGGCGTTACGGCATTTCAGCTTGGTTGGATTAATTTACCAGAGGATAAAGTGGTCGCTGCGCAAGTTGATAACGCAGTCCCTGTTATTGCGAATAGTCATGTCGATAATATTGATACTAGTATGGCGACTGATAAAGTGATGTCAGATAAGGCATTGCTAGCGGAGATTAAGTCGACACGACACCGTGATGCTGCAACCCAGTTTCTATATAAAGAGTGGGGCTATAATATTGCATTAAAAGATGCGACTTGTCGTAATGCACAATACGCTAATTTACGTTGCCTACAGCGACAAGGAAACTATGCACAGTTAGTCCAATATAATTTACCTGCGGTTGTTCGTTTGTTAGATAATCTTGGTGAAGGCTACTATGCGACATTATTGAGTGTTACGCCTGCAGGTGTAGAACTGCAAGTAAACAAAAGCCATATATTGGTAAGCCAAGCATGGTTTGAAAAATACTGGAGTGGTGATTTTACCTTACTTTGGACTGCACCAAGTCGATTTAAGAATAGCTTAAAGAAAAATGATAAAGGCGAATTAATACGTTGGTTAGATCGCAATGTAAGTGCTGCGCTAGGCGAAAAGGCATTATCAGGCACGAGGTTTGATTCGGTATTAATGAAAAAGGTGATGCGTTTCCAGCAACAATCAGATCTAACAGCGGATGGTATCGTAGGCCCTCAAACGATGATGACAGTTGTTCACCATGCTGACAGTACTGTTCCAAAATTGAATGTGGCGACACACTTAGGGGAAGTGAAATGA
- a CDS encoding general secretion pathway protein GspB, translating into MNFVAGKALSKFTVSMSVIASVLWSPILFANAGTVTTISSGVEQTDPLIILKLPDIQFEHSLSIVTIPDKVDIPSRSANDIAAIVVPSTPLKAASKSERLTMNDELANEQVSADLLAKFNRALTATSNTDNAPVNEAEEESFNAVPIADLPAHLRAQIPDISYSSHVYSSKSRNRSVRLNNRDLREGSWLSDDVEILEILQNEVIMRVGAQSFSLKALSDWSA; encoded by the coding sequence ATGAACTTTGTAGCAGGTAAAGCGTTAAGCAAGTTCACGGTAAGTATGAGCGTTATTGCAAGTGTTCTCTGGTCTCCAATCTTATTTGCGAATGCTGGTACCGTAACGACTATTTCATCGGGTGTTGAACAAACAGATCCTTTAATTATTTTAAAGTTACCTGATATTCAATTTGAGCACTCCCTTTCTATTGTGACTATACCAGATAAGGTGGATATTCCTTCGCGTTCTGCTAATGATATCGCAGCGATTGTCGTGCCAAGTACACCTCTTAAGGCTGCGAGTAAATCAGAACGACTAACCATGAATGATGAATTAGCGAATGAGCAGGTATCTGCTGATTTACTCGCTAAATTTAATCGTGCATTAACGGCGACAAGTAATACAGATAATGCCCCAGTGAATGAGGCTGAAGAAGAAAGTTTTAATGCTGTACCAATTGCTGATCTACCAGCGCATTTACGTGCGCAAATTCCTGATATTAGTTATAGTTCTCATGTGTATTCATCAAAATCAAGAAACCGCAGTGTTCGCCTTAATAATAGAGATTTACGTGAAGGCAGTTGGTTAAGTGATGATGTTGAAATACTAGAGATATTACAAAATGAAGTGATAATGCGTGTTGGTGCGCAGAGCTTTAGCCTTAAAGCGTTATCTGATTGGTCGGCTTAA
- a CDS encoding nitronate monooxygenase family protein yields the protein MKTRITELLGIEHPIVLPGMSWISKPELVAAVSNAGGLGILATGPLSQEETRASIKKIRELTDKPFGIGATLLMPGAKENAKVGIEEQVPVINFSLGKGDWIVEQVHAYGGKVIATVVNEKHAKSAQAVGADALMVTGHEAAAHGGDVTSLVLVPAIARAVDIPVIATGGFADGRGLVAALSLGADAVAMGSRFATSQESALHNDVKQVITSKSENDTIYSKNFDGLHARVLKTPASIKATKKPMNFVLALLKSVKAAKMVDLPFWKLAAGVFIQFDKIKQLSYFGAATEKLEAATINGDLTTGVQFIGQSQGLINDVPSVAVIVERIISEADEVINKLAKQ from the coding sequence ATGAAAACACGGATTACAGAATTATTAGGCATTGAGCACCCTATTGTCTTACCTGGTATGAGCTGGATATCAAAACCAGAACTAGTTGCTGCCGTTTCAAATGCCGGTGGTTTAGGTATTCTTGCAACAGGCCCTCTAAGCCAAGAAGAAACCCGAGCTTCAATTAAAAAGATCCGTGAACTAACAGATAAACCATTTGGTATTGGTGCAACACTACTAATGCCGGGTGCAAAAGAGAATGCAAAGGTCGGAATTGAAGAACAAGTACCTGTGATTAACTTTTCATTAGGTAAAGGTGATTGGATCGTTGAACAGGTACATGCTTACGGTGGCAAGGTGATTGCCACTGTCGTCAATGAAAAGCATGCTAAATCAGCACAGGCAGTTGGCGCTGATGCCTTGATGGTAACAGGCCATGAAGCAGCTGCACACGGCGGAGACGTTACCTCACTTGTGCTTGTACCAGCCATTGCGAGAGCTGTCGATATTCCCGTTATTGCAACTGGTGGTTTTGCCGATGGACGCGGGCTAGTCGCCGCACTCTCTTTAGGCGCTGATGCTGTAGCCATGGGGTCTCGCTTTGCGACAAGCCAAGAAAGTGCATTACACAATGACGTTAAGCAAGTGATCACCAGTAAATCAGAAAACGATACTATCTATTCTAAAAACTTTGATGGTCTTCATGCTCGTGTACTTAAAACACCAGCCTCAATCAAAGCAACAAAAAAACCAATGAATTTTGTTTTAGCATTACTCAAGTCAGTGAAAGCTGCAAAAATGGTTGATTTACCCTTCTGGAAATTAGCAGCCGGTGTTTTTATACAGTTCGATAAGATAAAACAATTGTCTTACTTCGGTGCTGCAACTGAAAAGCTTGAGGCCGCGACCATCAATGGGGATTTAACTACTGGGGTGCAATTTATTGGTCAATCACAAGGACTGATTAATGATGTGCCAAGCGTGGCCGTTATCGTTGAACGAATTATCTCTGAAGCTGATGAAGTGATAAATAAGTTAGCTAAACAGTAA
- the srmB gene encoding ATP-dependent RNA helicase SrmB: protein MDFESLDLDPELIAALTDNNLVQPTLIQQQVLPTAMEGRDILASAPTGTGKTLAFLLPAVQHLLDFPRRELGPGRVLILTPTRELASQVFQQAKMLAAYTDHKVSMVTGGVDYALHAEVLKNSLDIVIATPGRLLEYIRRDAFECAAVEVLILDEADRMLDMGFYEDVKKITDEMTRRQQTMLFSATLEGRGIERFAEELLKEPAEFTANPSRKEKAKIHQFMHYVDDHAHKQALLVHWLRDESTTRSIVFVKTRERLADLVSYLQSQGIPCAYLRGEMDQAKRTRSLNQFKNDKVKVLIATDVAARGIDVQDVSHVFNFDLPRSAEVYVHRIGRTARAGKKGTAISLVEAHDLRIFGKIERYTEETIKRRVIQGLKPNNKIAVSKTKKKAKVAATGKNKASAKAKLKAKKRIKKNKSKSK, encoded by the coding sequence ATGGACTTCGAAAGTCTCGATCTAGACCCTGAATTAATTGCAGCACTTACTGATAATAATCTTGTTCAACCAACATTGATTCAACAGCAAGTATTGCCAACTGCCATGGAAGGTAGAGATATCCTTGCATCTGCACCGACAGGTACAGGTAAAACGCTGGCGTTTTTATTACCAGCTGTTCAGCATCTGCTTGACTTTCCACGTCGTGAATTAGGTCCTGGACGAGTACTGATTTTGACGCCAACGCGAGAACTCGCGAGTCAAGTATTCCAACAAGCTAAAATGCTAGCTGCCTATACTGATCATAAAGTATCGATGGTAACGGGTGGTGTTGATTACGCACTACACGCTGAAGTACTAAAAAATAGCCTTGATATTGTCATTGCTACACCAGGTCGCTTACTAGAATACATCCGTCGTGATGCATTTGAATGTGCAGCCGTTGAAGTACTAATCTTAGACGAAGCCGACCGTATGTTAGATATGGGCTTCTATGAAGACGTGAAAAAAATCACTGATGAAATGACTCGTCGTCAACAAACAATGCTATTTTCTGCAACCCTAGAAGGTCGTGGTATTGAGCGTTTTGCTGAAGAACTATTGAAAGAGCCAGCTGAATTTACAGCGAATCCTTCACGTAAAGAAAAAGCAAAAATTCATCAATTCATGCATTACGTTGATGACCACGCACACAAGCAAGCTTTGCTAGTGCACTGGTTACGTGATGAGAGCACAACTCGTTCTATCGTGTTTGTAAAAACCCGTGAACGTTTAGCTGACTTAGTTAGCTACTTACAATCTCAGGGTATCCCGTGTGCTTATTTACGTGGTGAGATGGATCAAGCAAAACGTACTCGTTCATTAAATCAATTTAAAAACGATAAAGTAAAAGTACTGATTGCTACTGACGTTGCCGCTCGCGGTATTGACGTTCAGGATGTAAGTCACGTATTTAACTTTGATTTACCACGTAGTGCTGAAGTGTATGTTCACCGTATTGGTCGTACTGCACGTGCTGGTAAAAAAGGTACAGCAATTTCATTAGTTGAAGCGCATGATCTACGTATTTTTGGTAAAATCGAACGTTACACTGAAGAAACGATTAAACGTCGTGTAATTCAAGGTTTGAAACCAAACAATAAAATTGCAGTATCGAAAACGAAGAAAAAAGCAAAAGTAGCCGCAACTGGTAAAAATAAAGCATCAGCAAAAGCGAAACTTAAAGCTAAGAAACGTATCAAGAAGAATAAGTCTAAAAGTAAATAG